The DNA sequence cagcggtgaatccAGTAGCCTCATTTcgggggataaaagtccccttctcccaaggtgccgctcGCGGCTGCCGTGGGCGTGTTGGATGTGGTGGGGGCCGTTTTCAGTACTGCCACAGCTGTGTGCCATGGGAGTgcaggactgggttgtaagaaCAGAGGATTTTGATGCATTTCAGTATGTACGTTTAAGGGACAATAGCATCAGTAAAAAAGACTTTTGAAGGGCCTGTCCATAAAATACTTCACATCTGGAAACCATTTTTGTCCTCCCGCCTCCTCTTTCACAATTAAACACTCTAGTAACAGCCATCATCTGTAAAGTATGTCAAACGCACCATGCCACATGcaggcacaattttttttaaaaattcctgcaACATGTAACTTGATTAAATGTAAGGAATGTTTCATTAttgacaaaggggaaaaaacaatatgtttttaaaaatgcagtttttcATTATCAATTTGTCATGAAGGGTCATTTAGAAAGGCTCACATTacacaaagaaaagaaagaactggGGTAGGTGATgaatctggggtcaaagaaaagcAAAGAAGTTCAACAGATAATCCGGTCATACAGGCAGCAGAGAGAACAGAAATGATGAAGAATAGGCAAAGGCTTAGAACTGGTTCACACACATTACCACTACATTCCTTCCATGTGGTCACCCCCATGCTTGTGAACAATTAGCACCCTGATCATAAGGatgtctctactcagaagtcctattgtgttctatGTTCGAATTCATAGAATtcgccaattctatgcttgggatcctggaacgtcctggaacgtgctggaatccctagcatgtatgcactgctgaaacagagacgcctgcgttggctcggtcatgtcgtgagaatggatgatggccggatcccaaaggatctcctctatggagaactcgtgcaaggaaagcgccctacaggtagaccacagctgcgatgcaaggacatctgcaagagggatctgaaggccttagggatggacctcaacaagtgggaaaccctggcctctgagcggcccgcttggaggcaggctgtgcagcatggcctttcccagtttgaagagacactttgccaacagtctgaggcaaagaggcaaagaaggaaggcccatagccagggagacagaccagggatcatgcttgggatcattagaaaaggctaatattataatgccgttgtacaaatcgatggtaaggccacacctggagtattgtgtccagttctggtcgccgcatctcaaaaaagacatagtggaaatggaaaaggtgcaaaagagagcgactaagatgattacggggctggggcaccttccttatgaggaaaggctacggcgtttgggcctcttcagcctagaaaagaggcgcctcaggggggacatgattgagacatacaaaattatgcaggggatggacaaagtggatagagagatgctctttacactctcacataacaccagaaccaggggacatccaataaaattgcgtgttgagagagttagaacagacaaaagaaaatatttctttactcagcatgtggttggtctatggaactccttgcctcaggatgtggtgatggcatctggcctggaagcctttaaaaggggattggacaggtttctggaggaaaaatccattatgggttacaagccatgatgtgtatgtgcaacctcctgattttagaaatgggctctgtcagaatgccagatgcaagggagggcaccaggatgaggtctcttgttatctggtgtgctccctgggacatttggtgggccgctttgagatacaggaagctaggctagatgggcctatggcctgatccagtggggcttttcttatgttcttatgttcaatggggctaagttcataggactgcagcctgatcctatggtcTGTTGAAGATTACATAGATGTAAGGGCCCTTGTTCTGCTGCAATGCCATGCATCATAGTGTTGCAGTTGCACACCTAGGAAATTACACAGATGCAGCAACATGAGACAATTCAAATGAGTTTACAATGCTTTTAAGGGTGTCAGTAATACCTGCAATAACAGACGCTTTATGAGAAAAGTACTTTAAcactttcttttttgaaaaatatGTTTAACTTACCTCTCATTACAGTTCTTACAGATCGGATAAGATTCATTAATTGTGCTTTAATGCCTGGGTCTTCTCCAAATCCTCCAATCCCTTGGTCGGTTCCCCAGCCAACTGTATAACACATAAGTTTTATTTAAGTAAATATGCAGATAATTTTCATTATGATGCACCAGTCATATGAATGAGCAATGTGCCTTGATAAAGAGAAATCATGTGAGGTCCAAAAACTGTTACATCTTATTTGAGAATCAGATTATCCATTTAAAAATGAATTGAGATGGATACCAGTTACAAAGGAAAGGTTCTACAAAACTAAAATTATGTTAAGTAATTATTTGAAGATAGGAAAAAAGATCAAAGATTGGGCTGACTATTTCAATTTTCCATAGAAATCTTGCATACTTTAAAAGCCAATACATCTTCAAGACTGGAAGAGCACACGGAAGAGGGATGTGCCAAGAGTTAAACTGGGACAAACATTCTACTTCTTGATGAGTTGTCTGTCTTATACCACATCTCAAGATAATAATTTAcagcagtaattcccaaactctcccagagtttcctatcattaaaccagaagtgggatATGATAGCTATTTCTAGTTGTTCTGAGATGCGGGTAGCCTATCAGAGGGAGGCTCTGCTAATTTTGCTGCAACTCCCACTGGTGCAAGTTTCTTGGTGCACCTACACAGGGGTGGGGACCCAAATCTGTTTATATGCAACTGCGCATATATATACATaattttttaaagacagaaatATAAACAGATCAGAGACATTCAAGTGACACTGACAGCActagcctatgcaagtctacttagaaggaagccccactaaattcaatgagatttactcccaggtagtgtGTCTCTGATTGCAGACTATGAGGGCAGGTCTCCACACCAAGGAGAAATGGACAAAAGGCAAgagagcagggctccccaaacgttttagcaccaggacccacttctaaaaatgacaatctatcacaacccactaaACAAAacaagagatctagaaagaaatattttatttattaagccatttctgcccaacattgcatatatgcaacaggggccaaatgtatACGTCTGTggactaggcaaaaatgggttaataataGTAACAATTGTGGTCCTGTGCACCTGAGGCTGCTAGAacccttacatatagtatgtgtgcgTAGACATTTATTAGACTCTCCCTacaaatggagttcaaggactgtttcgcCAAACCTTTACAGTTGtgccagggtacccagaaggatGAACTGGGCAGCAAGATATGCATTTAATGAGATTTTtcacagtcaggtaggtgttattgactggtttgttttatccagacagcGAGTCCTTCACTAGGGCCTGGGATGGCTGGCTTTTATTTCTATtacaataatataatatattataatattgtaattattatataatattacaCTACATAATATTACATAATTACATAATATTACATAATATTATTATGGTAATATTGATcaagagcttgcgtcttgagtacacttctgtactgcagtgagtcatggactcttcacacacaacaggagaggaaactgaatgctttccacatgcgctgcctccgatgcatcctcggcatcacctggcaggacaaagttccaaacaacacagtcttggaatgagctggaatccccagcatgtatgcactgctgaaacagagaatgggcgatggccagatcccaaaggatctcctctatggagaattcgtggagggaaagcgccctacaggtagaccacagctgtgatacaaggacatctgcaagagggatctgaaggccttaggaatggacctcaacagatgggaaaccctggcctctgagcagcccacttggaggcaggctgtgcagcatggcctctcccggtttgaagagacacttgcccaacagaccgaggcaaagaaggaaggcccatagccagggagacagaccagggacagactgcacttgctcccagtgtggaagagattgtcactcctgaatcggccttttcagccacactagacgctgttccagaaccaccattcagagcgcgataccagagtcttccaagactgaaggctgccaacaacaatATTATAAATACTGCCACAAAATGTAAgttgttcccagtaaagctgcttttagCAGTTGGTGGATGGGAATTTCTGTGGGCCCTCGGCTCTTCAGGTGCTTTTCATAGTGTTTTGGAATGGTGCTGAGgatgccaatcaccactgggatcactttggccTTCTTCTGCCACCGCCTCTCAATTTCTATTTGTCTTtgaattttgtcattttttcagttctttttcttctactctgctatcacctggtattgctatattgatGACGATGACAGTGGTGgcgataatgataataataatggcgcaaaccagcagtagtcatcccagttgtgattggtacactgtgcagtcccaaaaatgcttgagCTGCATTTAAAGCATTGgaacattgacaaaattactattggtcaaattcaaaaagctctcctgtttggttcagcacacattattctTAAATACGCTACCTcttaggcccctgggtggggccctACTAGCGATCAACGCCAAGTCCgagcagctgtgatatgcaagctGTGATATGTAATATGCAGCTGTGATAAATGTGTGAAATAATAAAGACTGTGGCacaaaaaagaaataataataataataaaactttatttttatcccgcccttctccctaacgggacccagggtaATACCAATAGTAATACCAATAGTcttaggggccttgggtgctctcccaaaacagctggaaaaaaaCATCGGGATGAACACAAGCACCACAAGCCAATTACAAAAGTCCACCATACTAGGAACAGTGCATAGACTCCAGTGACATTTGTAGCACAACaccatgaaaacaaaaaatagctgcctatcctaggtccttgggaaggacttgatagggGGACATATACAAAAACAACACAACTATACAAAAATAGAAAATAATGTTGTATTCTTGTTATTCAGAacatttatacaccacttttcgaCAAGagggatttccaggccagaccaaaggctgaaactgggttcatttTTTcaccacccaccaaaaatcggcttgcgacccactggtgggtcttgatcAACAGTATGGGGAGCACTGCAGGAGAGTAAGGCAAGATCATTGGAGGCTGCTgggcttgggggtgtgtgtgtgtgtgaacataagaacataagaacataagaacagccccactggatcaggccataggcccatctagtccagcttcctgtatctcacagcggcccaccaaatgccccagggagcacaccagataacaagagacctcatcctggtgttctcccctacatctggcattctgacttaacccattcctaaaatcaggaggttgcgcatacacatcatggcttgtaccccataatggatttttcctccagaaactcgtccaatccccttttaaaggcgtctaggctagacgccagcaccacatcctgtggcaaggagttccacagaccgaccacgcgctgagtaaagaaatattttcttttgtctgtcctaacccgcccaacactcaattttagtggatgtcccctggttctggtattatgtgagagtgtaaagagcatctccctatccactctgtccatcccctgcataattttgtatgtctcaatcatgtcccccctcaagcgtctcttttctaggctgaaaaggcccaaacgccgtagcctttcctcataaggaaggtgccccagccccgtaatcatcttagtcgctctcttttgcaccttttccatttccactatgtcttttttgagatgcggcgaccagaactggacacaatactccaggtgtggccttaccatagatttgtacaacggcattataatactaaccgttttgttctcaatacccttcctaatgatcccaagcatagaattggccttcttcactgccaccgcacattgggttgacactttcatcgacctgtccaccaccaccccaagatctctctcctgatctgtcacagacagctcagaacccatcagcctatatctaaagttttgattttttgccccaatgtgcatgactttacacttactgacattgaagcgcatctgccattttgctgcccattctgccagtctggagagatccttctggagctcctcacaatcacttctggtctttaccactcggaaaagtttggtgtcatctgcaaacttagccacttcactgctcaaccctgtctccaggtcatttatgaagaggttgaaaagcaccggtcccaggacagatccttggggcacaccgcttttcacctctctccattgtgaaaattgcccattgacacccactctctgcttcctggcctccaaccagttctcaatccacgagaggacctgtcctctaattccctgactgtggagttttttcagtagcctttggtgagggaccgtgtcaaacgccttctgaaagtccagatatatgatgtccacgggttctcccgcatccacatgcctgttgaccttttcaaagaattctataaggttcgtgaggcaagacttacccttacagaagccatgctgactctccctcagcaaggcctgttcgtctatgtgttttgagatcctatctttgatgaggcattccaccatcttacccggtatggatgttaggctgaccggcctatagtttcccgggtcccccctctttccctttttaaaaataggcgtgacatttgctatcctccaatcttctggcactgtggccgatttgagggacaagttgcataccttagtcaagagatctgcaacttcattcttcaattccttaataacccttgggtggatgccatcagggcccggtgacttattgatctttaatttatcaatgaggtctgaaacatcttctcttttaacctctatctgacttaactcctcagttaggaggggccgttcgggcagcggtatctgcccgaggtcttctgccgtgaagacagatgcaaagaactcatttaatttctctgccatctctaagtctccttttatctcccctttccctccctcaccatccagagggccaaccgcttctctggcgggtttcctgcttctaacatatttgaagaagcttttattatttcccttaatgttgctggccatgcgttcctcatagtctcgcttggcctcccctatcaccttcttacatttcttttgccatagtttatgttcctttttattctcttcattagggcaagacttccatttacggaaggaagcttccttgcccttcacagcttctctaacttggctggttagccatgcgggcactctcctggatttagtggaacccttctttctttgcggtatacacctctgctgggcctctattacagggaggtgtggtgggtggggagacagaggaggcagagcctcactgccggagtcctttgaaaagcactgctgctgtgtgaggtgaggcagagccccccactggagttctttgaaaagtctTGCTGCCCTGTGAGGTGAAGTtctttcaaaggactccagtggggaggctctgcctcccctgcctccccacccactacacgTCCCTGCTACACAAAGATCATGCACATCACAAAAGGTTCCATCATCACAGCCAGCCTCTGTGTCTTCAGCAGGCCCCCCACGTGTTGGGGTTTACACGTGTAGCTCTGGACACGTTCACACGTTACACGAGAGTCCCCAAGCGagcagaggggaaggggaagggggtggagagcccctcgcctcctcccagcccccggAATACCCTCGCCCTCCTGCCCGAAGGCGTGACCCGTCTCTCCCGCGGGCTCTTCGGAGTGCGCATGCGCGTGCCCCtctgggagagggcggggggcTGAGGGTCGGACTCACTCCGGCGGAGGAAGCGCTCCTCGTGCAGCACGGCGATGGCGTTGACGAAGAGCAGCGCGGCCTGCAGCAGCGAGTAGAGCGTGAAGGCCATCGCGGGCCCGGCGAGCGAGAGGCTCCCCGAGCTTTCCgcccagcagctgcagcagcgccaacagCTGCTGCTTCCCTACTGCGCATGCACAGCGCTGCTTGGACGTGGTGCGGGGCGGGGCTCCGAGAGGAGTGACGTGAAGGGCGCGAGGTTCCTCCCGCGGGCGGATGGGCGGGGCTTCGGGTTTGGGGGCGGGGCGCACTTTAAATCTGAATGGACCACAAGGGCGTGCAGAGGGAGCGCAGGAgtctttaaccctttccctgcagGTTGTCCCCAGAACCGTCATCCGGGTCTTCAGTCAcgacattaattaattaatcctaAAATCAATTAATGTTtgaaattttaattaattaatcaattaaccTTAGAAATTAATTAATtcttaaaatgttaaaaattaaGTAATTAATCTTAAAAATTAATcgattaattaatcaatcaatcaatttttaaaatttctaatTAATTTTTGAAATTCCCATCAACTAGGAatcatattattaattattaacaataACCATTATTAATCATTAATCAGTTAATTATTAACCAACTTaacattaattaaataattaatatcAATCAAATAATATTAATTAAATAAACTCTACCAATTAAATAATTTAATACTTATTAATCAGTtaattatttttaacaatgaCTAACCATCAACTAATTAATCATTTACCATCAAtagctaattattattattgataatttattgattgattcattaattagttaattaataaattataaattaatgGAAATTTCAAAAATCAGACATGCATTTACAAGTGTCCGAAACTCCCATTACTGTGGCTAGGAATGCCCCGTTGAAAACACGCACACGGATGCATGCATGCGCATccgcgcacacgcacacatgtTTCTTGTACCAACCCCAATGAGTAGTGAGAAGTTCGCCCCTGCACATAGCTGCAGCCACTCTTGCCAGGCCTGTGCCAAGGTGCTGGGGGAATGCCTGCAACCTGGACAGGAACCTTCAGCAGTCATGCAGATGCCAGCAGGGCAGCCATAGCAGTGGGCGTGGCACAGTGGAGCAGAGGGTGGCTGGTGCTGCAGAGCAGGCAGGTGCCCTGGGCTGGGCAGCACCTGCAAGCAGACTTTGGGCAGAGGGAGCTGGCAGGAACTGCCCCAGCAGCCCTGGGCACAGTTGAGAGAGTGAGGGAGCGCAGCTGGAGCAGCACTTGGAAGAAGGGAAGGGCAGCCTGTGCTGTGAGCAGGACCTGGGGTGCCCCTTTCTCTCTTGCTCAAAAGGCACTTGAGGGAGGCCAGCAGTGGGAAGCTGATCTTTTGGAAAACCAGTTTTTCCCCAGGTCCATGCTCCAGGAGTGAGTGGTGTGGACTGCCAGTGGCCCCTGCCTGACGGAGCACCCTGGTTGGTGGGCAAGACGTCACTGCCCCCTTGGCCAAATCTACCCAAACAGATGCTTTCTCAACCCCAGGGGGGCAGCAGGACTCCACCCATCTCCTCCTCTGCCACGTCCTCCTTCTGGGGTGGTGTCTCTGGCAACAGGCATTGTTTTGATTGTCAGGACAGTATCCCAGAAGTCCTGCCCTCCTGTTGCAGGCTGGGATGCTGGAATTCAATTGTCAGTGCTGCTGTTCAGGGTGCTGAAGGCACTGCCAGTTTTCTCCCCCTGGGCCCTCAGTGCCAGCCAGACCTTCTTCTCTAGCTGATATTGCATGTGATGCAAGGTTGTCTAGCACAGTCTTGTGTGTGTTCCCCACCCACTGACCGTTGCCTAATATCGTTGCCAGTCATTTCATTCACAGATCCCAGAGAGTTGCAAGAACACACTCCTCTTTCTTCCACAAGGACGCAATCCTTCCCAAAAGGTTTCCCATAAGTCTTTGATGACAGTGACATCATCGCCAATACTCAGAGGTTCTACAGCCAGTGGTGCAGCTTGGAGGTgcaagcactaaattttgcagcgCCTGAATGCGCTGTACAAGTGGCTCCTCcgcttcagagccaggcattccACTtccgttttgcttccactgcccggcatggctccgaaggggagagggatgggccacttgcacggcacgttcaggcacctgtataacttagtgcttcgcaccctCCCAGCTACACCCCTGGCCACAGTGCAGCCACAAAAGAGGTCCATGCCAGAGTGCAAAGTATTAGAGGAAACATTGCTTCTATCCAGTGTTTGAGTGTAACTTGAGAGTGCAAGGCACTGGGGAACACATTTGAGTAGACGCTTAAACTAGCAAGTGAAATTATGGCTTA is a window from the Tiliqua scincoides isolate rTilSci1 chromosome 2, rTilSci1.hap2, whole genome shotgun sequence genome containing:
- the IER3IP1 gene encoding immediate early response 3-interacting protein 1; the encoded protein is MAFTLYSLLQAALLFVNAIAVLHEERFLRRIGWGTDQGIGGFGEDPGIKAQLMNLIRSVRTVMRVPLIALNSITIVLLLLFG